The following are from one region of the Dehalococcoidia bacterium genome:
- a CDS encoding DUF4340 domain-containing protein: MAAAVNPRLTVALVAIAAVLGAYVFLVEVNREPPPAPGVTPRPTPVTLLSGSPDDLATLEVRTAEGRVLLNRPPGGDWLLIEPADGDADQVRMLSIAGRLLPLTANRVLTDTSQLGQYGLANPTSSAIVTKKDGSRAELRIGDQTALADGYYVRLGDDGPIYLVSRFVIDELRRLVSDPPRPRPTPTPVPPTPTVTPVSPTPTPTS, encoded by the coding sequence GTGGCAGCGGCGGTGAACCCGCGCCTGACTGTCGCTCTTGTCGCAATCGCCGCGGTCCTCGGAGCCTACGTCTTCCTGGTGGAGGTCAACCGCGAGCCGCCGCCCGCTCCGGGTGTGACCCCGCGGCCCACGCCGGTCACCCTTCTGAGCGGCTCGCCGGACGATCTCGCGACGCTTGAGGTGCGCACCGCTGAGGGGCGGGTCCTTCTCAACCGCCCGCCCGGCGGCGACTGGCTGCTCATCGAGCCGGCGGACGGCGATGCGGACCAAGTGCGCATGCTCAGCATCGCCGGCCGGCTCCTCCCCCTCACCGCAAACCGGGTGCTCACCGATACCTCGCAGTTGGGACAGTACGGGCTCGCCAATCCGACCTCAAGCGCGATTGTCACCAAGAAGGACGGCTCTCGCGCCGAGCTCCGGATCGGAGACCAGACCGCGCTTGCCGATGGCTACTACGTGCGCCTCGGCGACGACGGGCCGATCTATCTTGTCTCGCGCTTTGTCATCGATGAGCTCCGGCGCCTCGTCTCCGACCCGCCGCGCCCCCGCCCGACCCCAACGCCTGTACCGCCGACGCCGACTGTCACGCCGGTCTCGCCGACCCCGACGCCGACCAGCTGA
- a CDS encoding DUF2085 domain-containing protein, with translation MMELVAAARARGLRFWAPLALLGLIGAGFVFLPLPFLEKLRILSAGVCAQRPGHSIFFGDVQPPLEARMIGIYGGFFIAILTLALAGRGKWTGMPTVPVMALALLFIAVMGFDGVNALFFDLRLPHAYPPQNWLRLITGTLCGLGIALLVLPIVNFSVWRNGPARPLVGLRGLAGLLAVEALFVAIVLTGFWLLLYPVSIISVAGIGGLLVAINLLIVLSIVRREGQARRLADLLGPGSLAITLALAELLLLAGIRFWAEAALGITPL, from the coding sequence ATGATGGAGCTGGTCGCGGCGGCGCGGGCGCGCGGGCTGCGGTTTTGGGCGCCTCTTGCCCTGCTGGGGCTGATCGGCGCGGGCTTCGTGTTTCTTCCCCTGCCCTTCTTGGAGAAGCTGCGCATTCTGTCGGCGGGCGTCTGCGCCCAGCGCCCGGGGCATTCGATCTTCTTCGGGGATGTCCAGCCGCCGCTTGAAGCGCGGATGATCGGCATCTACGGCGGCTTCTTCATCGCCATCCTCACACTCGCGCTCGCTGGACGGGGCAAATGGACCGGGATGCCGACGGTGCCGGTGATGGCGCTGGCGCTCCTGTTCATCGCCGTCATGGGCTTTGACGGCGTGAACGCGCTCTTCTTCGACCTGAGGCTGCCGCACGCCTATCCGCCGCAGAACTGGCTGCGGCTGATCACCGGCACGCTCTGCGGGCTGGGCATCGCCCTGCTCGTGCTGCCGATTGTCAACTTTTCTGTCTGGCGCAATGGGCCTGCGCGTCCGCTCGTCGGGCTGCGCGGGCTAGCGGGCCTGCTCGCTGTCGAGGCGCTCTTCGTCGCGATCGTGCTGACGGGGTTCTGGCTGCTGCTCTATCCCGTGTCGATCATCTCGGTTGCGGGGATTGGCGGGCTGCTGGTCGCCATCAACCTGCTGATCGTCCTGAGCATAGTGCGGCGCGAAGGCCAAGCGCGGCGCCTTGCCGACTTGCTCGGCCCCGGCTCGCTCGCGATCACGCTTGCGCTTGCCGAGCTCCTGCTCCTCGCTGGAATACGCTTCTGGGCCGAGGCAGCGCTCGGCATCACGCCGCTCTGA
- a CDS encoding NAD(P)-dependent oxidoreductase, with protein sequence MAQFVVYGGTGITGKRIVRRLLEQGHAARVVTRDRQKGAALAEAGAEIVEGDINDRESIRGSAAGCQYALHCTSGMLQVAEDGSRPYAASLRNILEEVARPELEKYVWTGTTAVYGDRPGEVIDESAPINVMNAMGAATREMEEIIEHVGRERGIPWVILRVPGIAAPERATLWLLVREGRFAIFGNGEAVTPMIHVDDLAEACILAALRGTPGSYYNLNSDEVMTTREFWAYSAERMGVAPPPVIPEDALSEQQRPLRILAMNVSNAKAKRELGLTLRYPSHRAIADAILATLPPA encoded by the coding sequence ATGGCGCAGTTTGTGGTCTACGGCGGCACGGGGATCACTGGCAAGCGGATCGTCCGGCGCCTGCTCGAGCAAGGACACGCGGCGCGGGTCGTCACCCGAGATCGGCAGAAGGGGGCAGCGCTGGCGGAGGCGGGCGCAGAGATTGTGGAGGGCGACATCAACGACCGCGAATCGATCCGGGGCTCGGCAGCCGGCTGCCAATACGCGCTCCACTGCACGAGCGGCATGCTCCAAGTTGCCGAAGACGGCTCCCGCCCGTATGCGGCGTCGCTCCGCAACATTCTTGAGGAAGTCGCCCGCCCCGAACTGGAAAAATATGTCTGGACCGGAACAACGGCCGTCTACGGCGACCGGCCGGGCGAGGTGATCGACGAGAGCGCGCCGATTAACGTGATGAACGCGATGGGCGCCGCGACGCGCGAGATGGAGGAGATCATCGAGCACGTCGGTCGCGAGCGGGGCATCCCGTGGGTCATCTTGCGCGTGCCGGGCATTGCTGCCCCGGAGCGCGCCACGCTCTGGCTCCTCGTTCGCGAAGGCCGCTTCGCCATCTTCGGCAATGGCGAGGCAGTGACGCCGATGATCCATGTCGATGATCTCGCCGAGGCGTGCATTCTCGCGGCGCTGCGCGGCACGCCGGGCAGCTATTACAACCTGAACTCCGACGAGGTGATGACCACGCGCGAGTTCTGGGCCTACTCGGCGGAGCGGATGGGCGTCGCGCCGCCGCCCGTTATTCCGGAGGACGCTCTCTCCGAGCAGCAGCGGCCGCTGCGCATCCTCGCAATGAACGTCTCAAACGCGAAAGCGAAGCGCGAGCTTGGCTTGACGCTGCGCTACCCGTCGCACCGCGCCATCGCCGACGCCATTCTCGCCACCTTGCCGCCCGCGTAG
- a CDS encoding radical SAM protein gives MARVQYVERPCKQLINRVSGMPFLWSANPYRGCVHDCHYCFARATHTFLDLDGSQFGKVVFVKVNAPEVLRDELRRPSWRRERVSLGTATDPYQPIEGRYRLTRRCLEVFAAERTPVTIVTKGTLIVRDLDVLQGLRDAAGVTVCFSIPTLDRRLWRTLEPGTPPPEQRLRALQQVTQAGIHAGVLLAPIIPGLTTRDDQLAAVMRAAKAHGARFVSGNVLHLRPGVREHFFAYLAREHPGLLPVYRKLYPGAYVSDRFKLQIAAILQRLRDRIGMPHEVAPPVPAAPPPEPIQLSLFQPTVRRAG, from the coding sequence ATGGCGCGCGTTCAGTACGTCGAGCGGCCGTGCAAGCAGCTGATCAATCGGGTGAGCGGGATGCCGTTCCTCTGGAGCGCCAATCCGTACCGCGGCTGCGTTCACGACTGCCACTATTGCTTCGCTCGCGCGACGCACACGTTTCTCGATCTCGACGGCAGCCAGTTTGGGAAGGTCGTCTTCGTGAAGGTGAACGCGCCCGAAGTGCTTCGCGACGAGCTGCGGCGCCCGTCGTGGCGGCGCGAGCGGGTTTCCCTCGGCACCGCCACCGACCCCTATCAGCCGATCGAAGGGCGCTACCGGCTGACGCGCCGCTGCCTCGAAGTGTTCGCCGCGGAGCGCACCCCCGTGACGATCGTCACCAAGGGTACGCTCATCGTCCGCGATCTCGATGTTCTCCAAGGGCTGCGCGACGCCGCGGGGGTCACCGTCTGCTTCAGCATCCCGACGCTCGACCGGCGGCTGTGGCGCACCCTCGAGCCCGGCACGCCGCCCCCGGAGCAGCGGCTGCGCGCGCTTCAGCAGGTGACGCAGGCGGGGATCCACGCTGGGGTCCTGCTCGCGCCGATCATCCCCGGGCTGACAACCCGCGATGATCAGCTCGCCGCCGTGATGCGCGCGGCCAAAGCGCACGGGGCGCGGTTCGTTAGCGGCAATGTGCTCCATCTGCGCCCTGGCGTCCGCGAACATTTCTTCGCCTATCTCGCCCGCGAGCACCCCGGCCTCTTGCCGGTCTACCGCAAGCTGTATCCGGGCGCGTACGTCAGCGACCGTTTCAAGCTGCAGATTGCTGCGATCCTTCAGCGGCTGCGCGACCGGATTGGGATGCCGCATGAGGTCGCGCCGCCGGTCCCTGCCGCGCCGCCGCCAGAGCCGATCCAATTGAGCCTGTTTCAGCCGACTGTTCGGCGCGCTGGGTAG